A genomic segment from Saimiri boliviensis isolate mSaiBol1 chromosome 14, mSaiBol1.pri, whole genome shotgun sequence encodes:
- the LOC120362033 gene encoding protein VCF1, which yields MSERLRPRKRRRNGNEEDNHLPPQTKRSSRNPVFQDSWDTESSGSDSGGSSSSSINSPDRASRPEGSVSQTIAGSSPDTPQPVSEQSALCQGPYFHINQTLREAHFHSLQHRGRPLT from the coding sequence ATGAGCGAGCGCCTCCGTcccaggaaaaggagaaggaatggCAATGAAGAAGACAACCATCTTCCCCCCCAGACTAAAAGGAGtagcagaaaccctgtctttcaGGATTCCTGGGACACAGAGTCTTCAGGCAGTGACAGTGgtgggagcagcagcagcagcatcaacaGCCCGGACAGGGCCAGCAGGCCGGAAGGCAGCGTAAGCCAGACCATCGCTGGATCCAGCCCTGACACCCCTCAGCCTGTGTCTGAGCAGTCCGCGCTGTGCCAAGGCCCCTACTTCCACATCAACCAGACCCTGAGGGAGGCCCACTTCCACAGCCTACAGCACCGCGGGCGGCCTCTGACATGA